A single Epinephelus lanceolatus isolate andai-2023 chromosome 22, ASM4190304v1, whole genome shotgun sequence DNA region contains:
- the spag17 gene encoding sperm-associated antigen 17 isoform X1 — protein MAPKAGKKGSAKKPNAREAAVVNKNWEAGLTSAQFEEESWQACVSLVVGRSPEEDELTRALSLAVQKPLRRLFNLLSWDSTLAKIHELGNPKTKRPDDVPTFYEVTEPAKVLLDAGEEIPCDLMAKILKFQLLQIKATDQQRREVEQAGEEKAKVGPPSASKDKGGAKASDKKGKSPHSPVGPSKEKTKLKRRGDVEPPKFIDDEPQDGPEHYILLLGFYQPHLIVALDAIGVHVANVIKLCSEHTLTSEGRQEQQPCEGNEQSLTASPALDAEVHGSVELAAQVRKLDLFWSGLRPALDSGPLDSKLHDVVQLSYTVPDLLPPLHAQVPEAELEMGMGIFEGVANLIYDCLDWRRQHQHYLDSLKVISVATVPRLDPQPAEVVQTPLPLTPRSKKKSVRDESQSYQKTEQPPLSTDVDMRYYSTLLDLVPPEACSVSLIMHCLLEQVAISTEQSESTLSHEESKAPSGPGLDYELLSLMLQSFLPLVYTKEEKSHMLNGLLTTAQNEEDKKRLLEEFGAEEEERKKSEHPLVIRHHDERALRLRDISVVQGFDPAEVEVSMMKRSPVWELIQSVTQQRDNNSCWMAIKQQLQHYCTDDVVSWLEVEHLIHQSVFESMPLTRLDQKDVLLTAPGALETLEPAQPQTPTIIPWDDPLSYAKQHLDNLQGPTFLTEDPDNTKQISGRVCSQLDLADIQRRRLRSLFDWHYTEHHSASIFPQVLQLASEEYRCLDTFRGSLNNILYIFCHNPMSPDRQCKEFWDVALHTDVKFRKYLEHVADSISDWTKEEELKREEMQLRNLNPAESPNDEKATDSAEEEEVTLEPLIRKGSLKAWKLEQEQLKEEEMAKKSKKENAPKVKQQKEEVDNRKSRTLSSSKKSRAQTAGNSAKTPTESVTTIVPPVEEDKELHPTAEPFNGFTGYSMDGKLIHVSGSRQYLFPSDGGHITVENISYIEGCSLMKLAVKKDGHHFYTHINHVVDWAKPLPLAQDKETNGRKEDFKVSEPVEMNRVKQGSLTAVLDSGIHLSYSFYGPTGEHRVSPQETETSTFVPIPLFSDTHQSKGTDLDSVASKTNSPASNTRPPESQVCEGQPALPSSLFNSLNLSVPNGLLLQFLREDTQGVSSEQQGMLVKQSFPLHGRGVVGQLQDPSLSKELSRIVTNQGAVIRYMRDGSTQVLFADGSVSFSQDSGPVWVPDAEVEEENTTQETEDNKKEQSSEKDADAQRGCWLTTTPSGTRIHTVGTTHKHIPTTPLLAFKATDPITHEVMLSREDLVVSVQHRDRSLSVEHADGTRITSLYQDRPPSTPQNILLQKGEQPESVTLSTSECACSCTECVCVTRCADSINEGMHMQDTSDNQEDISRDSAGKASSERESSVYKNGEESVSAEDAGAEDSKRSAYESDKGSVSTKERVVLVEKEGCATVVMYPERHMAHVILADGTVITGNNQGAYQVFPSSVGLLQIQSDGKCVYSSDPLVTPSPKGSTPTNQPGSYTMSHTDKVACDVTDSDGNHFQVMEDGQLSVLNCSPSPSTLKHDGEEAEEEEEEEDKEMARINAKHREHCPRLFLVHEDGSGTELLSSQTVEELLYQAYSDPTIALLKEPLPDTQDEFGITILKPTHQNVWSQWLLGKQNPDITPPNLRNRSWHDFPRTEKKSPGPAFGTDMRRGLTLRNRSGGSAAQRQLVRSCPKALEMRQLYQHRPFTTPLKNTLDTRLKEYIESLMEREQRSEEIKVKDPRTEEEHHSASDLLNLVLSFAEEDGASHTFDKRTSTDIANLYSQEVGDSIEHSDDSEDTVTVASDSFTHGEDSKWTERLAQHRQEMYEEQAYREALRKKNIVPFFHPENTPLYQNLQQPQTPDMRSLSLELPPIPKSDSAEDFMKDAPQENTSRPLNPTPSQSASHAGGSDRMLEKRPTNPTPQTAGESSLRGSSGRCKSVQVDVTGKLRRTKVRLPTCILSSKPRCIPNQQFLSVEEPVRRKCRTVSLTDPNVIARGFQLLPPSVDFGTLQEGTSSTITVVMKNVGVDTCRFHVKQPPPATGLRVIYNPGPVAAGLHVNLQVQLFAMCAVQAGEAEPKRYISLDIIIHTETDILYLPVTATILPERLYDMWLKDHKKKGSRVHHLSVQPHRRSGTYLTSPAANTGHLL, from the exons GAGTCATGGCAAGCCTGTGTGTCTTTGGTGGTTGGGAGGAGTCCAGAAGAGGATGAACTTACCCGGGCTTTGTCTTTAGCCGTACAGAAACCACTACGCAGACTTTTCAACTTGTTATCCTGGGACAGCACCCTTGCTAAG ATCCATGAGCTGGGGAATCCCAAAACCAAAAGGCCTGATGACGTCCCCACCTTCTATGAG GTTACAGAGCCTGCTAAGGTGCTGCTGGATGCAGGAGAAGAGATTCCTTGTGACCTGATGgcaaaaatactgaagttccAGCTGCTACAGATCAAAGCCACTGATCAGCAGAGGAGGGAAGTTGAGCAA GCTGGAGAGGAGAAGGCAAAAGTCGGTCCTCCCTCTGCCAGCAAAGACAAAGGAGGGGCCAAGGCCTCAGATAAAAAGGGAAAGAGTCCACATTCACCTGTGGGACCTTCCAAGGAGAAGACCAAGCTCAAACGGAGGGGTGATGTTGAGCCACCAAAGTTCATAG ATGATGAACCGCAGGATGGTCCTGAACACTACATCCTGCTGCTGGGCTTCTACCAGCCCCACCTGATTGTGGCACTCGATGCCATCGGTGTACATGTAGCAAATGTCATTAAATTGTGTTCAGAGCACACACTAACTTCTGAGGGACGGCAAGAACAACAGCCTTGTGAGGGCAATGAGCAGAGTCTGACAGCTTCTCCGGCATTGGATGCAG AGGTTCATGGTAGTGTCGAGCTGGCTGCGCAGGTCAGGAAGTTGGATCTATTCTGGTCAGGTCTGAGACCAGCTTTGGACAGTGGGCCACTGGATTCCAAGCTCCATGATGTAGTTCAGCTCAGCTACACTGTCCCAGATCTTTTGCCTCCCTTGCATGCACAGGTCCCCGAGGCTGAG cTTGAGATGGGGATGGGAATCTTTGAGGGTGTGGCCAATCTCATCTATGACTGTCTGGACTGGCGCAGGCAACATCAGCACTACCTTGACAGCCTCAAAGTCATCAGCGTAGCTACTGTCCCTAGGTTGGATCCACAGCCTGCAGAg GTTGTGCAGACCCCTCTTCCCTTGACTCCACGCTCTAAAAAGAAATCAGTGCGGGATGAAAGTCAGTCATACCAAA AGACCGAGCAGCCTCCTCTCTCTACAGATGTGGACATGCGTTACTATAGCACCCTACTCGACCTGGTTCCCCCTGAAGCCTGCTCTGTGTCTCTAATCATGCACTGTTTGCTGGAACAG GTGGCGATTTCAACAGAGCAATCAGAGTCCACTTTGTCCCATGAGGAGTCCAAAGCTCCCAGTGGTCCAGGGTTAGACTATGAGCTGCTGAGCTTGATGCTCCAAAGCTTCCTGCCTCTGGTATACACAAAAGAGGAGAAAAGCCACATGTTGAATGGCTTGCTGACTACAGCACAGAATGAGGAAGACAAGAAG AGGCTATTAGAGGAGtttggagcagaggaggaagagaggaagaagtCTGAACACCCTCTGGTTATCAGACACCATGATGAGAGGGCCCTGCGCTTGAGGGATATCAGT GTGGTTCAGGGTTTTGATCcagcagaggtggaggtgtCCATGATGAAGCGGTCTCCAGTGTGGGAGCTGATCCAATCTGTGACTCAGCAGAGAGACAACAACTCCTGCTGGATGGCAATCAAACAGCAGCTACAACACTACTGCACAGATG ATGTTGTGTCGTGGCTGGAGGTGGAGCATCTGATTCATCAGAGTGTGTTTGAGAGTATGCCACTGACCAGGCTGGACCAAAAGGATGTATTACTGACTGCTCCTGGTGCACTGGAAACATTGGAACCAGCACAGCCACAGACACCCACAATAATCCCCTGGGATGACCCGCTATCCTACGCTAAACAGCATCTTGATAACCTACAAG GTCCAACATTTCTCACTGAAGATCCTGATAACACAAAG CAGATCAGTGGGAGAGTTTGTAGCCAGCTGGACTTGGCTGACATTCAGAGACGCAGGCTGAGATCTCTGTTTGACTGGCACTATACTGAACACCACAGCGCCTCTATCTTCCCACAG GTGCTCCAGTTAGCCTCAGAAGAATACCGCTGCTTGGACACCTTCAGAGGAAGTCTTAACAACATCCTGTATATTTTTTGTCACAATCCAATGAGCCCTGATCGTCAGTGCAAGGAGTTCTGGGATGTAGCACTTCACACTGATGTCAAGTTTAG GAAATACCTGGAACATGTGGCAGATAGCATTTCGGATTGGACAAAAGAAGAGGAATTAAAGAGAGAGGAAATGCAGCTCAGAAATCTCAATCCTGCTGAGTCTCCAAATG ATGAAAAGGCTACAGATtctgcagaggaggaagaggtcaCTCTGGAGCCACTCATCAGAAAAGGCTCCCTTAAA GCCTGGAAGTTGGAGCAGGAGCAGctaaaggaggaggagatggccAAGAAATCAAAGAAGGAGAATGCACCAAAAGTCAAGCAGCAAAAGGAGGAGGTGGACAACAGGAAAAGTAGAACTCTGTCTAGTAGCAAGAAGAGCAGAGCACAGACAGCAGGCAACTCAGCCAAGACTCCcacagagtctgttactacCATAGTGCCCCCTGTGGAGGAAGACAAAGAACTGCATCCAACAGCAGAGCCTTTTAAT GGTTTCACAGGCTACAGCATGGATGGAAAGTTGATCCATGTGTCAGGTAGTCGCCAATACCTTTTCCCCTCAGATGGAGGACATATCACTGTGGAGAATATCAGCTATATTGAAG GGTGCAGCCTAATGAAACTGGCTGTGAAGAAGGATGGACATCATTTCTACACACACATCAACCACGTTGTTGATTGGGCAAAACCTCTCCCTCTGGCCcaagacaaagaaacaaatgGCAGAAAAGAAGATTTTAAAG TGTCAGAGCCTGTGGAGATGAACAGAGTGAAGCAGGGCTCCCTCACAGCAGTGTTAGACAGTGGAATTCACCTCTCATACAGTTTCTATGGTCCCACGGGAGAACACAGAG TGAGTCCCCAGGAAACAGAGACATCCACCTTTGTCCccattcctctcttctccgaCACCCACCAGTCCAAGGGGACAGACCTGGATTCAGTTGCCTCCAAGACAAACAGCCCAGCCAGCAACACCAGGCCTCCAGAGTCCCAG GTGTGTGAAGGCCAGCCAGCATTGCCATCAAGTCTGTTCAACAGTCTGAACCTGTCAGTTCCTAATGGCCTGCTGCTGCAGTTCCTACGAGAGGATACACAAG gAGTGTCCTCGGAGCAGCAGGGTATGTTGGTGAAACAGAGCTTTCCCCTTCATGGTAGAGGAGTTGTAGGGCAGCTTCAGGACCCTTCCCTCTCTAAAGAACTGTCCCGCATAGTGACCAACCAGGGAGCTGTGATCCGGTACATGAGAGACGGGTCCACACAG GTTCTGTTTGCAGATGGCTCAGTTAGTTTCAGCCAGGATTCTGGTCCAGTGTGGGTTCCTGATGCTGAGGTTGAGGAGGAAAACACCACTCAAGAAACTGAGGACAACAAGAAAG AGCAGAGCTCAGAGAAGGATGCTGATGCTCAGAGAGGCTGCTGGTTAACTACGACTCCATCTGGAACTCGCATCCACACTGTGGggaccacacacaaacacatacccACCACGCCTCTTCTTGCCTTCAAGGCGACAGACCCCATCACCCATGAG GTGATGCTGAGCCGGGAGGATCTAGTGGTGTCTGTCCAGCACCGAGACAGATCCCTGAGTGTAGAACATGCAGATGGAACCAGGATCACCAGTCTCTACCAAGACAGACCACCAAGCACACCGCAAAACATACTGCTGCAGAAAG GGGAGCAACCTGAAAGTGTGACCCTATCAACTTCTGAATGTGCATGCAGctgcactgagtgtgtgtgtgtcacacgcTGTGCCGACAGCATTAATGAGGGCATGCACATGCAGGATACTTCTGACAATCAAGAGGACATTAGCAGGGACAGTGCGGGGAAAGCAAGTAGTGAAAGGGAAAGTAGTGTGTATAAGAATGGCGAGGAGAGCGTATCTGCAGAAGATGCTGGGGCTGAGGATAGTAAGAGGAGCGCATATGAGAGCGATAAGGGGAGTGTGTCTACCAAGGAGCGGGTGGTGTTGGTGGAGAAGGAAGGCTGTGCCACAGTGGTGATGTACCCAGAGCGACACATGGCTCACGTCATTTTAGCAGACGGAACTGTCATCACTGGCAACAACCAAGGAGCCTATCAG gtatttccatccagtgtggGCCTCCTGCAGATCCAAAGTGATGGGAAGTGCGTGTACTCATCCGACCCACTTGTAACGCCAAGTCCAAAGGGCAGCACTCCCACAAACCAACCAGGAAGCTACACCATGAGTCACACAGACAAAGTGGCCTGTGATGTTACAGACTCCGATGGGAACCACTTCCAG GTGATGGAAGATGGACAGTTGTCAGTGTTGAACTGTAGCCCCTCTCCAAGCACACTTAAACATGATGgggaagaggcagaggaggaggaggaggaggaagacaaagAAATGGCCAGGATTAATGCAAAACACAGAGAACATTGTCCCAG GCTGTTTCTGGTGCATGAGGATGGCTCGGGAACTGAACTACTGAGTTCTCAAACTGTAGAGGAACTGCTCTACCAGGCGTACTCTGACCCTACCATAGCACTGCTGAAGGAACCACTGCCAGACACACAAG ATGAGTTTGGCATTACCATCCTAAAGCCCACCCACCAAAATGTGTGGTCCCAGTGGTTGCTAGGGAAACAGAACCCTGACATCACCCCTCCCAACCTCAGAAACCGTAGCTGGCATGACTTCCCCAGAACAGAG AAGAAGAGCCCAGGTCCTGCATTTGGTACTGACATGAGACGAGGTTTGACTTTGAGAAATCGGTCTGGTGGTTCTGCAGCACAGCGTCAACTTGTCAGGAGCTGCCCTAAAGCTCTGGAGATGAGGCAGCTGTACCAGCACCGACCTTTCACCACACCACTCAAAAATACCTTAGATACACGACTGAAG GAATACATTGAGAGTTTGATGGAGAGGGAGCAGCGATCAGAGGAGATCAAAGTTAAAGACCCCCGCACTGAGGAGGAGCATCATAGTGCTAGTGATCTGCTCAATCTGGTCTTG TCTTTTGCAGAAGAAGATGGTGCAAGTCACACCTTTGACAAGAGAACTTCAA CAGACATAGCCAATTTGTACAGCCAAGAAGTCGGGGACTCAATTGAGCACTCGGATGATTCAGAAGACACAGTGACAGTAGCTAGTGACAG TTTTACTCACGGAGAGGACTCAAAATGGACTGAAAGGCTTGCACAGCACAG acaggagATGTATGAGGAGCAGGCTTACAGAGAGGCTCTGAGGAAGAAGAACATTGTTCCTTTTTTCCACCCAGAAAATACTCCACTGTACCAG AATCTACAACAGCCCCAAACACCAGACATGAGGAGTCTGTCCTTGGAACTCCCTCCGATCCCAAAGTCAGACAGTGCTGAGGACTTCATGAAAGATGCTCCACAAGAGAACA CCTCACGACCCTTAAACCCAACACCCTCTCAGTCTGCAAG TCATGCAGGAGGAAGTGACAGGATGCTTGAAAAAAGACCCACCAACCCCACGCCTCAGACTGCTG GTGAAAGCAGTCTGAGGGGTTCATCTGGGCGGTGTAAGTCAGTCCAGGTAGATGTGACTGGAAAGCTCAGGAGGACTAAAGTCAGACTACCAACCTGTATCCTCAGCTCTAAACCCCGCTGCATTCCAAATCAACAG TTCCTGTCAGTTGAAGAGCCTGTGAGGAGGAAGTGTCGAACTGTCTCTCTGACCGATCCGAATGTCATAGCGAGGGGATTCCAGCTGCTTCCGCCCAGTGTTGACTTTGGCACACTGCAGGAGGGTACCTCCTCGACCATTACTGTTGTGATGAAGAATGTGGGTGTTGACACCTGCAG GTTCCATGTGAAACAGCCTCCTCCTGCGACAGGCCTGCGGGTCATCTACAATCCTGGGCCT GTGGCTGCAGGTTTGCATGTTAACCTGCAGGTTCAGCTGTTTGCCATGTGTGCAGTCCAAGCAGGAGAAGCAGAGCCAAAGAGGTACATCTCCCTGGATATCATCATCCACACTGAGACAGACATCCTCTACCTGCCTGTCACTGCTA CCATCCTCCCTGAGAGGTTATACGACATGTGGCTCAAGGACCACAAGAAGAAAGGCTCCAGGGTCCATCACCTGTCCGTGCAGCCCCACAGACGATCTGGTACATACCTGACCAGTCCTGCAGCAAACACTG GACACCTTCTGTGA